A stretch of the Haloplanus aerogenes genome encodes the following:
- a CDS encoding YgaP family membrane protein: MEKNVGGYDRIGRLVIGALLLVGGIVGYAGLMRVAVGPVPQALMALILVLIGVILLVTGYTRKCVLNSVLGMNTYRPRSR, encoded by the coding sequence ATGGAAAAGAACGTCGGCGGCTACGATCGAATCGGGCGGCTCGTAATCGGTGCGTTGCTCCTCGTCGGGGGAATCGTTGGCTATGCCGGGCTGATGCGCGTCGCTGTGGGCCCCGTCCCACAGGCGCTAATGGCGCTGATACTCGTCCTGATCGGTGTCATCCTGCTCGTGACGGGCTACACTCGGAAGTGCGTCCTCAACAGCGTACTGGGGATGAACACCTACAGGCCGCGCAGTCGCTGA
- the hisG gene encoding ATP phosphoribosyltransferase: MRIAVPNKGRLHDPSIDLLERAGLHLEGGADRKLYADTVDPDVTALFARAADIPEYVADGAAAVGITGLDQVRESGHDLVDLLDLEFGRCRLVVAAPEDGDIETVEDLAGGTVATEFPRITRDFFEERGIDAEVVEVTGATELTPHVDMADAIVDITSTGTTLRVNRLAEIEEVLASSVRLFARPDVVDDEKVQQLVTAFESVLAAEDRRYLMLNVPEDRLDAVRDVLPGMGGPTVMDVAGTDDVAVHAVVEERAVFGIINDLKAMGASDILVTEIERLVE; the protein is encoded by the coding sequence ATGCGCATCGCCGTCCCCAACAAAGGCCGCCTGCACGACCCGTCGATCGACCTGCTCGAACGCGCCGGCCTGCATCTCGAAGGCGGCGCGGACCGGAAACTCTACGCGGATACGGTCGATCCCGACGTGACCGCCCTGTTCGCCCGCGCCGCCGACATTCCCGAGTACGTCGCGGACGGCGCTGCGGCGGTGGGGATCACGGGCCTCGATCAGGTGCGGGAGTCGGGCCACGACCTCGTCGACCTGCTCGATCTGGAGTTCGGCCGCTGCCGCCTCGTCGTCGCCGCGCCGGAAGACGGCGACATCGAAACGGTCGAGGATCTGGCGGGCGGCACCGTCGCCACCGAGTTCCCGCGGATCACTCGCGACTTTTTCGAGGAGCGAGGCATCGACGCCGAAGTCGTCGAGGTGACGGGCGCGACGGAACTCACCCCACACGTCGACATGGCCGACGCCATCGTCGACATCACGTCGACGGGGACGACCCTCCGGGTCAACCGACTGGCCGAAATCGAGGAGGTGCTCGCCAGCTCGGTCCGCCTGTTCGCTCGCCCGGACGTGGTCGACGACGAGAAGGTGCAGCAACTCGTCACCGCGTTCGAGTCGGTCCTCGCCGCCGAGGACAGGCGGTATCTGATGTTGAACGTTCCCGAGGACCGCCTCGACGCCGTCCGCGACGTGCTCCCGGGAATGGGCGGCCCGACGGTGATGGACGTGGCCGGCACCGACGACGTGGCCGTTCACGCCGTCGTCGAGGAGCGTGCGGTGTTCGGGATCATCAACGACCTCAAGGCGATGGGCGCGAGCGACATCCTCGTCACCGAAATCGAGCGGCTCGTGGAGTAG
- a CDS encoding amidohydrolase has product MATLAIRGGRILRTDMTVTEADVLVDREAGDIVEIGAELGGDEELDADGCLVMPGLVNAHTHVAMTLLRGHADDKPLDAWLREDIWPVEAALEPEDIEAGAALGVLEMIKSGTTTFADMYFEIDRTADVVEASGMRAMLGHGAISAGKDDEAARADIEESVEMARQLDGAAGGRISTAVMPHSLTTVTPELLERAAEEAHEAGVPVHYHANETRDEVDPIVEERGARPLAWAKERGLCTEADFLAHGVHLDGTEIDLLSETGTGVVHCPASNMKLASGMAPVQRLLDAGVSVGLGTDGAASNNDLDLFDELRDAAMLGKLAADDASAVAAPDAVRMATAGGADVLGLYTGRIEAGAAADLAVIDLDAPHLTPEHDLVSHLAYAVRGSDVRHTVCDGQVLMRDREVLTLDEAAVMDRAATRAAALLERAGV; this is encoded by the coding sequence ATGGCTACGCTCGCGATTCGTGGTGGGCGCATCCTCCGAACGGACATGACCGTCACCGAGGCGGACGTGCTCGTCGACCGCGAGGCCGGCGACATCGTCGAAATCGGGGCGGAACTCGGCGGCGACGAGGAACTCGACGCCGATGGCTGTCTGGTGATGCCGGGGCTGGTGAACGCCCACACCCACGTCGCCATGACACTCCTGCGCGGCCACGCCGACGACAAACCCCTCGATGCGTGGCTCCGGGAGGACATCTGGCCGGTCGAGGCGGCGCTCGAACCAGAGGACATCGAAGCCGGTGCCGCACTCGGCGTCCTGGAGATGATCAAGTCGGGGACGACGACCTTCGCGGACATGTACTTCGAAATCGACCGCACGGCCGACGTGGTCGAGGCGTCGGGGATGCGAGCGATGCTGGGCCACGGCGCCATCTCCGCCGGCAAGGACGACGAGGCGGCCCGAGCCGACATCGAGGAGAGCGTCGAAATGGCTCGACAACTCGACGGCGCCGCAGGAGGCCGAATTTCGACGGCGGTGATGCCCCACAGTCTCACGACCGTCACGCCCGAGTTGCTGGAACGCGCGGCGGAGGAGGCCCACGAGGCGGGCGTCCCCGTCCACTACCACGCCAACGAGACGCGGGACGAGGTCGACCCCATCGTCGAGGAGCGGGGGGCGCGGCCGCTGGCGTGGGCGAAGGAGCGAGGACTCTGCACCGAGGCGGATTTCCTCGCCCACGGCGTCCACCTCGACGGGACGGAGATCGACCTCCTGTCCGAAACCGGCACGGGCGTCGTCCACTGCCCGGCGTCGAACATGAAACTCGCGTCGGGGATGGCGCCGGTGCAGCGCCTCCTCGACGCCGGCGTGTCGGTCGGCCTCGGCACCGACGGCGCCGCCTCGAACAACGACCTCGACCTCTTCGACGAACTGCGCGACGCGGCGATGCTAGGTAAACTCGCGGCCGACGACGCGAGCGCGGTCGCCGCGCCCGACGCCGTGCGGATGGCGACGGCTGGCGGCGCCGACGTACTCGGACTGTACACCGGCCGGATCGAGGCCGGCGCCGCGGCCGACCTCGCGGTGATCGACCTCGACGCGCCACACCTGACGCCAGAACACGACCTCGTGAGCCATCTCGCCTACGCCGTCCGCGGGTCGGACGTGCGCCACACGGTCTGTGACGGGCAGGTGCTCATGCGCGACCGCGAGGTGCTGACGCTGGACGAGGCGGCGGTGATGGACCGGGCGGCGACACGTGCCGCGGCGTTGCTGGAGCGAGCGGGCGTCTAA
- a CDS encoding PAS domain-containing response regulator produces the protein MDEEFQVLCVDDDEAVLDLVAEFLARTDDRLQIVTETSVHAALDRLDGDEPSIDAIISDYQMPEMDGLDFLDRVRDDYPDLPFVLFTGQGSEAIASEAIAHGVTDYLQKETGTDQYTVLANRVTNAIERQRMAAELKRREAHLRQAQSVANLGSWWTDIASDDLHWSDGVYEIFETTDLDEPLDHEQFLSYVHPEDRAFVEQKWTAALDGQPYDIEHRIVVDGETKWVRERAEITFEDGTPVHAIGVVQDITDRKGRQQRLQETNRRLQAVLDTVDAAIFVKDVDGTYRLFNDTAREMLGLDDDADVTGLTAADLFPDAVAEAFRADDRRVLETGETIRTEESVPHTDGDHMHLTIKSPIFDDDGNPSGICAVSTDLTERVESADTNDDESAGDPPS, from the coding sequence ATGGACGAGGAGTTCCAGGTGTTGTGCGTGGACGACGACGAGGCGGTTCTCGACTTGGTAGCCGAATTTCTGGCTCGCACGGACGATCGACTCCAGATCGTCACCGAGACGAGTGTGCACGCGGCCCTCGACCGCCTCGACGGGGACGAGCCGTCTATCGACGCCATCATCAGCGACTACCAGATGCCGGAGATGGACGGCCTCGACTTCCTCGACCGCGTCCGTGACGACTATCCCGACCTCCCATTCGTCCTCTTTACCGGGCAAGGGAGCGAGGCCATCGCGAGCGAGGCTATCGCTCACGGCGTCACCGACTACCTCCAGAAGGAGACGGGGACCGACCAGTACACCGTCCTCGCGAATCGGGTGACGAACGCCATCGAGCGCCAGCGGATGGCGGCGGAACTGAAGCGACGCGAGGCGCACCTCCGGCAGGCGCAGTCGGTGGCGAATCTGGGGAGTTGGTGGACGGATATCGCTTCCGACGACCTCCACTGGTCGGACGGGGTGTACGAGATTTTCGAGACGACCGACCTCGACGAGCCGCTCGATCACGAGCAGTTCCTCTCCTACGTCCACCCGGAGGACCGGGCGTTCGTCGAGCAGAAGTGGACGGCGGCGCTGGACGGCCAACCCTACGACATCGAACACCGCATCGTCGTCGACGGGGAGACGAAGTGGGTCCGCGAACGGGCCGAGATTACATTCGAGGACGGCACGCCCGTCCACGCCATCGGCGTCGTGCAGGATATCACCGACCGCAAGGGGCGCCAGCAGCGACTGCAGGAGACGAACCGGCGCCTGCAGGCGGTGCTCGACACCGTCGACGCCGCCATCTTCGTGAAAGACGTCGACGGCACCTACCGCCTGTTCAACGACACGGCTCGGGAGATGCTGGGGCTCGACGACGACGCCGACGTGACGGGGCTGACAGCCGCCGACCTGTTCCCCGACGCGGTCGCCGAGGCGTTCCGCGCCGACGACCGGCGGGTGTTGGAGACGGGCGAGACGATCCGGACGGAGGAGTCGGTCCCCCACACCGACGGCGACCACATGCATCTCACGATCAAGAGCCCAATCTTCGACGATGACGGCAACCCGAGCGGTATCTGTGCCGTCTCGACCGACCTCACGGAGCGGGTCGAGAGCGCGGACACGAACGACGACGAATCCGCGGGCGATCCACCGAGTTAG